A part of Winslowiella toletana genomic DNA contains:
- the flhD gene encoding flagellar transcriptional regulator FlhD, with amino-acid sequence MGTSELLKHIYDINLSYLLLAQRLINQEKASAMFRLGIDEPMADTLAKLTLPEMVKLAETNQLVCQFRFNDHQTINRLTKESRVDDLQQIHTGILLSSRLLRDASASEELPKKRAG; translated from the coding sequence ATGGGTACATCAGAATTACTCAAACATATTTACGACATCAACTTGTCCTATTTATTGCTTGCACAACGTTTAATTAACCAGGAAAAAGCCTCTGCAATGTTTCGTCTGGGTATCGACGAACCAATGGCAGATACATTGGCGAAATTGACTTTACCTGAAATGGTGAAATTGGCTGAGACGAATCAGCTGGTTTGCCAGTTCCGTTTTAACGATCACCAGACTATTAATCGTCTGACCAAAGAATCTCGTGTGGATGATTTACAGCAAATCCATACCGGTATTCTGTTATCCAGCCGTTTATTACGCGACGCTTCTGCAAGCGAAGAGTTGCCGAAAAAGAGGGCGGGATAA